A genomic segment from Nicotiana sylvestris chromosome 1, ASM39365v2, whole genome shotgun sequence encodes:
- the LOC104249342 gene encoding uncharacterized protein → MNLQDFAVTSSAIRLTSHKMPPELSELYFGNTEESENFRTYNNMFAFTSLGVKYDKELAKRNCGIYTFRLQGKMYHFIDDLIPSNEKPRNLQLYFYDHDNDLANRIACSTNINESIVKKLMDILKFNPHTIFLKSPLNVAQLSDYIALKCHSTLDQRTYNLPSSLEFAALWLEENPRDISAPHIRIYTYTNRARLVHYYYGCYDPLQYPLLFTFGENGWHCTIKKIIQTNNVMRCRAYCEHEQLPSISNMCSIDGFLDMEDESLQKGKRKRDTVSCREIEVLQGLLDILKCGEREASKIGKKTFLPVTFIGGPRDMHQRYMDAIALVQYFGKPDFFITMTCNPSWPEIKEHLSLADEVYNRPDLISKVFRVKVEELKTDILKRQIFGRVAGFMYTIEFQKCGLPHAHFLIILTDDHKLLIPESYDKFVCAELPDSKKDRDRYSLVIKHMMHGPCGKLNPTNICMKNNNCKFKYPKDFAEQTSKGKNSYPIYRRRRTG, encoded by the exons ATGAACCTCCAGGATTTTGCTGTAACTAGTAGTGCAATAAGGTTGACATCTCATAAAATGCCACCTGAATTATCAGAGTTATACTTTGGAAATACTGAGGAATCTGAAAACTTTCGAACTTATAACAACATGTTTGCATTTACTTCACTTGGTGTAAAGTATGATAAAGAGCTAGCGAAAAGAAATTGCGGTATCTACACATTTAGACTCCAAGGAAAAATGTATCATTTTATAGATGATTTAATCCCTTCCAATGAAAAACCCAGGAATTTACAATTGTACTTCTACGACCATGATAATGACCTAGCTAATAGGATAGCTTGTTCGACAAATATTAATGAATCAATAGTGAAAAAGTTGATGGACATATTGAAATTTAATCCACATACTATTTTCTTAAAATCTCCCTTGAATGTTGCCCAATTATCTGATTATATTGCTCTTAAATGCCACTCAACCTTAGATCAACGAACATATAACTTACCCAGCTCATTGGAGTTTGCGGCATTATGGCTTGAAGAAAATCCTAGAGATATTTCTGCACCACATATTCGAATTTATACCTACACTAATAGAGCTCGATTAGTACATTATTATTATGGATGTTATGATCCGTTGCAGTATCCATTATTATTTACCTTCGGTGAAAATGGATGGCATTGTACAATCAAAAAAattattcaaacaaataatgtGATGAGATGTAGAGCTTACTGTGAACATGAACAATTGCCCAGTATATCAAACATGTGTTCAATTGATGGATTTCTTGATATGGAAGACGAATCATTACAAAAAGGAAAACGAAAAAGAGATACAGTGTCTTGTCGAGA AATTGAGGTCTTGCAAGGACTCCTTGATATTTTAAAATGTGGTGAAAGGGAAGCCTCTAAAATTGGAAAGAAAACATTCCTCCCTGTTACATTTATAGGGGGACCAAGGGACATGCACCAACGATATATGGATGCTATCGCATTGGTACAATATTTTGGAAAACCTGATTTCTTTATAACAATGACTTGTAATCCTTCTTGGCCAGAAATAAAAGAACATTTGTCACTGGCTGATGAGGTATATAACAGACCTGATTTAATTAGTAAAGTTTTCAGAGTAAAGGTGGAAGAATTAAAGACGGATATTTTAAAAAGACAAATCTTTGGAAGAGTTGCTGGATTCATGTATACTATAGAATTCCAAAAATGCGGTCTTCCACATGCTCATTTCCTTATTATACTTACTGATGACCACAAATTACTGATTCCTGAATCTTATGATAAATTTGTCTGTGCAGAATTGCCTGATTCTAAAAAAGATCGCGATCGATATTCACTTGTTATTAAACATATGATGCATGGTCCTTGTGGAAAGTTAAATCCTACAAATATTTGCATGAAAAATAATAACTGCAAATTCAAGTATCCAAAAGATTTTGCTGAACAAACATCAAAAGGGAAGAATTCATATCCAATATACAGAAGGAGAAGAACCGGATAA